In Porites lutea chromosome 7, jaPorLute2.1, whole genome shotgun sequence, a single window of DNA contains:
- the LOC140944127 gene encoding transient receptor potential cation channel subfamily M member 2-like, which produces MAESKEQQAFVVELDEGQDTGSIDEKRAKESSSNERRAKEDIELKRMAWPAETAAAYSGSLLSKVSWEWDEYDDIQRKVTAKAIMNDKDPLLLAVKVTEKLHERAAKEEPNKDDFIELANRVEEFTLRFLDPLTDQKQWREAFALNPGTDVLLDTAIKLNQKKFFDHPIIISIMDEKWHGNRQIAFIPSNLWWLFLNLWCIVDIVLFPLSFSIFLVLGCIATRVEWLRSIFRRRLFYLRDEEFKATSLYQRYKEFFILPYFIFVRDTLSYLALLGLHLALCVEPSQLEFSVLEWAILVFLFGRLLVEIKQVGHLTGGKERKTKLLGNYFRDLWNLFDVTSLVIFFCAILPLRIFTWVEWGTVRHNRALDIAAILYGVNTMLFTFRVFGSILEAFERVGTIQIALFCIIKDAVVVVLHFAVITLAFSSTITKIFAAESTMAGNTVKHSWWEIISQLGLSLLELSDGLSFFQSTDTLSRALIHLLYALFLVMALILLVNMLIALLSNTYQQVQTNSRQEWAFRKAVTIQTYSNYHPIPVPLNIISTIALWFCGKKPRADETEARNKELNLLSVVLELKHKYRLNYGDLFPPLDKLDHVLDDTGNTESMVKQLLYRTFTTQQGCNKALLPTGPKAWDISRHILVEGYLVTAIKEGSAKYLAPFSPRFPHFEVMIMEGGTTKWFALGVVFKDYTYWLPGRAGGTVGYNTGEKTIWSSNAEGTLNKNSTKGPAACRRGDVVRCTVVFEEKEEIDEQLYKVPVVFTVNGSRVVPEAHDSCIEYSPDTFLYPQIGFYYENTVLAKMCSREDLDYQDVQIQELRSDVLKVKTELTGLSRSLLRTKESVIRHDENSDVADIREDLSLHEMKLELSGIRSELSHVRVSLDAVLARLAKTED; this is translated from the exons GTTCCTTATTAAGCAAAGTGTCCTGGGAATGGGATGAGTACGATGATATTCAACGAAAAGTAACAGCGAAAGCGATAATGAATGATAAGGATCCTCTGTTACTGGCCGTAAAG GTGACTGAGAAACTTCATGAGCGGGCAGCTAAGGAGGAGCCTAATAAAGATGATTTCATTGAGCTGGCTAATCGTGTGGAGGAGTTTACATTGCGATTTTTAGACCCACTGACAGATCAGAAACAATGGCGAGAGGCGTTCGCCTTAAACCCGGGAACGGATGTTTTACTGGACACGGCTATCAAGTTAAATCAGAAGAAG tttTTTGACCACCCAATTATAATAAGTATTATGGATGAGAAGTGGCATGGCAACCGTCAAATAGCATTCATTCCGTCAAATCTCTGGTGGTTGTTCCTCAACTTATGGTGCATTGTTGACATAGTTTTGTTTCCACTTTCTTTCTcaatatttcttgttttag GATGTATAGCAACTAGAGTAGAATGGTTGAGGTCTATTTTTCGAA GGAGATTATTTTATCTACGTGATGAAGAGTTTAAGGCTACAA GTTTATATCAAAGATACAAGGAATTTTTTATACTTCCATACTTCATCTTTGTTCGGGATACGCTGAGCTACCTGGCCCTCTTAGGATTGCATTTAGCACTTTGTGTTGAGCCTTCACAGCTTGAGTTCAGCGTTCTGGAATGGGCAATTTTAGTATTCCTCTTCGGTCGGCTGTTGGTTGAAATTAAACAGGTTGGACACTTAACGGGTGGCAAGGAGAGGAAGACAAAACTTTTAGGGAACTATTTCCG TGATCTTTGGAACTTATTTGACGTCACCTCTTTGGTTATCTTTTTCTGCGCAATTTTACCACTACGGATTTTCACATGGGTGGAGTGGGGAACCGTAAGACACAACCGGGCACTTGATATCGCCGCAATACTTTATGGCGTCAACACCATGCTGTTTACATTTCGAGTTTTTGGCTCCATTTTAGAAGCTTTTGAAAGAGTAGGAACAATACAAATTGCCTTATTTTGCATTATTAAAGACGCTGTTGTAGTAGTACTTCATTTTGCCGTTATTACCCTGGCGTTTTCAAGCACGATAACGAAAATATTTGCTGCCGAATCGACGATGGCTGGGAACACTGTAAAGCATTC TTGGTGGGAGATCATCTCTCAACTTGGCTTATCCTTGCTGGAGTTATCGGATGGATTGAGTTTTTTCCAGTCAACTGACACACTCTCACGAGCCCTTATTCATTTGTTATACGCTCTCTTTCTCGTCATGGCTCTCATCCTTCTAGTAAACATGTTGATCGCATTGCTCTCAAACACCTACCAGCAAGTACAG ACTAATTCAAGACAGGAATGGGCATTCCGCAAAGCTGTTACAATCCAGACATATAGCAACTATCATCCTATACCAGTGCCATTGAACATCATATCCACTATTGCCCTGTGGTTTTGCGGCAAAAAGCCCAGAGCTGATGAAACAGAAGCAAGAAACAAAGAACTAAATTTG CTGAGCGTTGTATTAGAACTCAAACATAAATACAGATTGAATTACGGTGACCTCTTCCCTCCTTTAG ATAAACTCGACCATGTGCTAGATGATACCGGAAACACTGAAAGCATGGTGAAACAACTTCTTTACAGAACCTTCACAACTCAGCAAGGCTGTAATAAAGCACTTCTTCCCACGGGTCCCAAG GCATGGGATATCAGTAGACACATTCTTGTCGAAGGATACCTTGTAACTGCGATAAAAGAGGGCAGCGCCAAATATCTTGCTCCATTTTCTCCTAGATTTCCTCATTTTGAG GTAATGATTATGGAAGGGGGGACGACAAAGTGGTTTGCTCTGGGGGTCGTGTTTAAGGACTACACATATTGGCTACCAGGGAGAGCAGGAGGAACTGTGGGATATAACACTGGTGAGAAGACCATCTGGTCCAGTAATGCTGAAGGAACTCTTAATAAAAACTCAACTAAAG GTCCTGCTGCTTGTCGTCGAGGTGACGTAGTGCGATGTACTGTTGTGTTCGAGGAAAAGGAAGAGATCGATGAACAACTTTATAAAGTTCCTGTCGTCTTTACAGTGAACGGAAGCAGGGTTGTACCAGAAGCCCATGACTCGTGCATTGAATATAGTCCTGACACATTTCTGTACCCTCAAATTGGATTTTACTACGAAAATACCGTTTTGGCTAAG ATGTGCTCGAGAGAAGATCTCGATTATCAAGACGTGCAAATTCAGGAACTACGATCTGATGTTTTGAAAGTGAAGACTGAACTTACCGGTCTCTCTAGGAGTTTACTACGTACAAAGGAGAGTGTGATACGACATGACGAGAATTCAGACGTTGCTGACATTCGCGAAGACCTATCACTTCATGAAATGAAGTTAGAACTTTCTGGGATAAGATCAGAACTTTCTCATGTCAGAGTCAGTTTAGATGCTGTGTTAGCAAGGTTAGCTAAGACTGAAGATTAG